From Halanaerobiales bacterium:
TATGACATCTGTATAAATATTTTAAAAAATAAGCATGTGTAATTTGCACATGCTTGTTTTCTCTTTTTACCGTAATATTAAGTTTTTGTAGCTTCTAGTATTTTGACATTTGCTTGAGAATATGATATGGTAATTAAGGTTATAATTTTAAGTTAGGAAAATAATCTCTGTTTGTAATAGACTAATATAAATCGTAAAAAAGCTGATAGTTATTTGGTTGATGTCAATTTAAACAGCAATATAATAGTTTGGGGAGGTGCATTGTTATGAGAGAAATAATTACCTTGGAATGTACTGAATGTAAAAATCGAAATTATTCTACAACTAAAAATAAGAAAAATACTCGCGACAGGTTAGAATTAAAAAAATACTGCAAATTTTGTAAGGAACACACCCTTCATCGTGAAACCAAGTAAAGCTTCGATAGATTTTTTAATTGGAGCCGAACAGACAAAACTTAAATGAGGATAGGTGAGAATATGTTCGGGAAAATAGCAAAATTTTTCAAACAGGTAAAAGGTGAAATGAAAAAGGTACACTGGCCCAATAAAAATGAGTTATCATCATATACTTTAATTGTTGTTATAACTGTAGTATCTTTGATAGCTTTTATAGGTGTAATTGATGTAGCATTAACAAATATAATTACTCCATTGATAATGTAATTTAAGGTGTTTA
This genomic window contains:
- the rpmG gene encoding 50S ribosomal protein L33, with the translated sequence MREIITLECTECKNRNYSTTKNKKNTRDRLELKKYCKFCKEHTLHRETK
- the secE gene encoding preprotein translocase subunit SecE is translated as MFGKIAKFFKQVKGEMKKVHWPNKNELSSYTLIVVITVVSLIAFIGVIDVALTNIITPLIM